The sequence CAGTGAGGAGAAGGGGTGAGGCAGCTGGGATAGGCTGCTCTGCAAAGGGTTGGGGTAAAACTGGGAGGGGTAGAGGGAGCCAGGGGGCAGTTTGGGGCAGTTATTCAGAGAGAAGGCCCCTGGGAGGTAGGGGTTGAAGCCCCAGGGGTAGTCAAAGGGTGGGTTGCGAGGGTACGGGCCCAGCAGGGACGGGGGCTTGGAGTAGCATGGGGTACCTGCAGGAGAGAGAAGATCCAGAGATGGAGGTTAACTCTCAGAGGGGGCAAAGGTTTCCTGACATACAAGATCCAAGAGTGTTCACTAATTATAGTCAATATTTGCAATTCTAATCAGGAGCCACAGGGGCTAATTCTGGCACAGTTGCtttcaacacaaaaacctgATGGTTCATTTATGCATGCCAGAACTGTGTTCACATTGCTGCAACACAGATGTGACCACAAAGATTCTGCACCGCAGTAAAAAGAGATTAAGTTTAAATTTACAACtaatcatttctgtgttggaaaaaaaaaaatatttgaagacATTAAGATTAAAATTTTATGGGACATTTTAACAGTACACAAACCTTGTTGGGAAATAATGTTAATCTTATGCCAAGGCATCATTTTAGGTTAAGCAAACCCTTTCATTTAGGCAAATCAAAAATTGCCctgcattttaatttgtaaGCATCAGCGCATAACATAAAATAGGGGTAAATCTGAGGTGATGCTGAAATCCaaatttaatgaacaaacaaaagaattgCCTCTAAACCAACTCGACTTCCTTCCAAATGACAACCGACTTAGAgattctgtctctgctgcagcCTCCACCTCTCCCGGTCTCACTCCTTCCCTCTTTCGCTCTGTTATTTACTATGCAGGGCTAATTTGACAGCGCTGAAGTCTCTGCGTGCTGGGCCAGGAGTAGCTGGCAGACACATGAATATTGAATCAGTCAGGCAGGCCTCACTTGCTTATGAAAACACAGTAATGGGCGCCCACAGGCCACAAACTGAAGCCTGCACCCTCAATTAGGGCCTTCCTGCCTGGGAAGGGATTAGGACAGCAGGGACACatgggaggggagaggagggtgagaagggaagaAGGGGGGAATAGGACCTGAGGACAAACAGagtggggaggagggggggagaggtgcatgtgtgtgtgtctgtgtgtgcatctgCTTTACTCGAGCTCTGCAGATTTGTGTGCATTCTGATGCAGAGATACGGGCATAAGGGGCTCTGGCAGTCGAGTGCACTTCCACACTGTGCTCGCTGATGCACGTGTGCTGAGATAGAGGAGGACAAATGTGAACAATCATGCCAAAAAGGTGGATGAATTCTCCAGCCTTCAACTTGTTTCTTACCGCTGCTCGCCTGCATAATTCACAAGCTAACCTGGTTTCTCTCACCTGAAGTGCAGCCTCACTGCAGGCTACTGTGGgacagttttctttcttatttccTTTAACAATAAATGTTCATGCCTCCCCATATCCTCATTCctgtctctgctctcctccttTCCCTCTTCATCCGCCTCCTACTTCtgttaaaaagtctgtttttggacaaaacaaCCTCAGCATAAAGCATTTTTGTCCTCCTCACACCTCTTGAGATGCTGAGGGATTGGAGGTACAAACTTCTTTCATCCCTTCGGCTCACCTGAACTGAGGAAGGGGAATGTGTCCAGTCTCAGTTTGTCTCCTTCGGGTCCCGGTGCTGCAGAGCCTCGATCAAACAGAGACGTTCCTCTGGCGGTATCTGGCAAACGGGGAAACAAGGACTGTATGGCCTGAGTggcagagaagagaagagaaagatcaaaactaATTAATTTGGTCGACAAAAGCACGTATGTAGCACAAAGGGTAAAGTCACATGTTGACGGCACCCTGCAAAGCGGGATGCAAACAGTCACACAGTCGCAGCAAGGTCAGGATAAAAGGGAAGCCATAGGACAAAAAGGGAGGTAGAAGGACGAAGAGGCTCAGAGACTCAAAGGCAGGAAAAGTACAGAGTCAAATGGAGACCAGAGATTAAGATTGTGGGCACAAAGAAGAACTGACATGAAGAAAGAGGGATTGTGGGCCAGATGAAAGGAACGTAGGACAAATAGGAGTGGGACGTGATAGACTGACAACTGTTCAGAAAGTAGGGCAGCTGCGTGTGCTCGtggctgtattttctgtttaaaatatgtgaCGAACTGGGAGACGAGTTAAAGTAAGAGCAACAGTCAAACCTTGAGAATCAAAGGGACAaaggtgggattttttttttctcccttcgcATGGCTGTGGATCAATAGTATCTGTCACCCCCGCAGCCCTTATAAGTTTGAAAGTTGAGACTGTACTTCCAAGCTTGCGAGAGCTGCGTTGCTTAACAAACCGCATTAATGACCCGCTATTGATCTGATCTGACACGACCcctttgctttctgtttctttcattttcaatCAATGACAGATGGATACACCATCGGAGACAGGGATGAGAGaaggaaagggggggggggataagattttcttttgttttaagacCGTCCCTCCCTCTTGGTCTCCTTCAGAACCTCAATCTTCTTATCCCATCTTAAGGATGGCACAGACAAATGACGAATGATTCTCCCTTCACACTGTACCCTTAAGTTAGCTGCATGTTCTCGCACATTAGATGAAAATATGTGGACAGCAAAACACACATTCAGGTCTAAAATAAACTCCTCTTGGACAGTTTATCTGACAGCTTTAGAATTTAAAGTagaatttttaacatttacttgATTTTTCTCCAATTTCTTCAGAATTTATAAgatatacaaatatttttctttccataTTAAAATTTCTGTTCTTGCTGCGTGTATTCTGTGCTATGAAACAATTTACCtctgtaaaaatgttacaatcTCTCAGGGCAAAGTGAACTGTAAGCCATTATGACAACAATCagatacaataaataaaagatggctATGATGAGTCGTACCATTCTCTTGTAAAAATGGGAATTTACAAGAGGGGTCTGAGaaatataacaacaaaaatatcacaGCGGTAAAGTGGATTTCAGTAACCTGAATGAAAttgttgcaaataaaaaatagaaaaaaagagcGCAGTAAAGTGTTACACTGTGTTTTACTGGTTTGCTTTTTGTATCAGAATTAATTTCTTTCTATTCCTGTGTAATGATAAGATCATTTAGATTTGAGcatctcatttttacagaactgGATCATATGCATTCATATATGTGATAAAAACTAACAGACATGAGTAGACCCTTTCCCAAACCTCATCCTACCGTTCGTACCTCTGGGCTGCAGTCTGGCGTGGCGGAGCCCCCGTTAAAGTGATTCTGGGCCAGAAAGAAGGGAGAGTTGGCCATGTCCAGGATGGGGTAGTTCACCAGCACCACCTTGCTGAAGTTAAACTTGTATGTGAAGCGcttcccttttgttttgtgcaaaatCCGCTTGTTGTAGTAATACCTGCACAAAGGGAAGGAAGAGAGGGTATCGATGGAGGGATGGAGAGAGGTGGTAAAGGataaaggaaaaaggaaaagggCAGGGAAGGATTAATTTAATGCTCGCATCaaggttttgtgtttgctcactgtaagagaagaaaacaacttCAGTGCTGTGAGGCAAAGAGCTATGCTGATTTCccactgtttttattcatctcCTCTCTTCTCAAATCAATTTACGCCTCACTGCTTTTATTCGATACAgcgtgttgttttttttaaggaaaatctGATTCAGTCATTAAcgggtggaaaaataaaaccaaaagttaaatttttttgaACTCCTAACATACAGAATAACAATTTTCTTTCACTGAGCACTAGACaatttcttatttaaaataaataatgtgggTAGCATGAGCACATATGATAGGAGCTTTGGAATAACAAGAAGGTTATccaaaaatattactttaaaaaaggcaaaacaaatgtttttgtacaaaagtaaaatgcattttatccAGTAGATAGGTTAAATAGAGCATTAAGTTGTTATGATTGAAGGATAAAACagataatttagaaaaaaaaaacacttttcatttgaaGGTTTAGTTCGACAATTAGCAGCAGTTTGCTCTCTGAAACTCTCAAACGGCACCAAAAAGCTGTTGCCATTCCCAGCCATGCGACACATTTACAGGGAGGTGGTACAACAACAGTGGTCTCCATGGTGACGACCTTCGGTGTCTCCCGCTGGGCATGTCAAGCTGTCGTCATGCCAGTTTCCTTTCCCACCCACAGAGGTGTCACAGAGTATAGTCTGCCAGGATGCCGGGTGGATCGGCGGTagggaagggggaaaaaataaaaaaaatcccagagCCATCTGGTTCAGGTAAAGGAGCTGAGAGCTCAGGCGGGAGCAGCGTGGGGNgggggtggggggtgggaggagCCACAGATGTGTCAcagtgagaaacaaacaaatctcaAAGAAAAttctctctgcttttcttttgttccgGAGTGAGAAAGCGTTACACAACCTCAGCATTAACCACTGGCGAGCAGTTCCTCATTATGCACTATAtcagcaaacacagcagaatgtTCATATCAGCATGTATTCACGGTGGCTGAACCCAGCGCAGTGATGTGTACATGTTTTGCTTTGCATGGCAATTGTGCCTTGGCCCCTAATTGAGCAATTAAGTGAGGCTAATTAAGAAGGCTAATTGTGGCCCCAGCCAATTCATAACAATTAGACTCTGACGACAGCCCCCATTAACGAGAGGCCAAAGGAaagcagagggagggggggcgTCAGGATGGTGGGAATTTGCATAATAAAATTGTGAGAGTATTTTGGGGGTGTACGCTGCTGAATGTATACCATGTGTTGGATATATTCATCTTCCAAAAGTTTGCTGCTGAACACTTTCTCAATTCGGGAGAAGCAATCTTACATTGAGGCTTAATTTCCAAATCCctattgaattttttatttggCAGCTCAGTGGTGAACTTTCCATAAGGATGTCAACAGATAAGCAGAAATTGAGGGTATTGACGTTCCCCTGGAAAAGACTCACCTTCATCTTTCCATTTTTACCAACATGAAAAGACGGGAGATGTTAGGTGAGGATTAAACCCCAGCATGAGTAAACAAATAATCCAAACTGGGACGTGATAAACACTGTGACTTATCTGATCCATACGTACCTCAGAGCCCTGCTCAGCTTGTCGTAGTTCATGTGAGGTTTGCACTTCCTTATGCCCCACAGCCGTGCCACCTCGTCTGGGTCCTTGATGACGAACTCCCCGTAGTCCCCCTGCCAGGCGATCACGCCCTGATACTCCtccttctgcagcagctccaggatGAAGTGCCACAGCTGGATCTGCCTGGAGCCCGGGCTCGACTCGGGCTTGTAGGCCCAGTCCGGGAAGGCGAACCCTGGTGAAGCGCGAGaagagaggaggggggtgaGGTTAAGGCCTGTCGTTTGTCCTGCTGCTCGCTAGGGGGGGATTGCTGTCTGGATGACTGATGAGTGATGGACTTGAGGGATGATGTGTTTAATATCACAGCACGTGCCTTGAGCAATGTTAGTCTGTGCTAATGCCCTCTAGCCTCAACAGATTGGTCAGGGGGATGATGACAGCTCGCTGGGGGAGATATGGTTGATGCTGCTTGGGTCTGAATTTTAAAAGCCAACTGTATGTGCCTCATACACAGAGCTAGGTAGCTGTGTGACTCAGCCCATATAAAATCTGACTCTAATCGGCTTCGTAAAGACACGAGATGTAGAGCCAATTATTGTTTGCTTGTGTGTAAATGGATGATTTACACACAATAATATTTAGAATAAACTTTGGCATAATTTCAATAATGATGGCgatgctttttaataaaactagaaCTTACTTTTTATCATCAGAATTGTGTAtttgcctttgtctgtgtgtgtgtttgtgtctgttgaCAAAATTTCTCATGATTCCCTTGGTGAATCttgatgaaacttgcagaaagtagtcAAGCAGTCAGAAAGTAGTGTTTtttgagactgatcccaaaacatattttgagcacaaatagattgtgcaaaatcgttatttaaagttttgcctTTAACCATTtgcagtctgtctgtctgttagcaaaatatctcataaaccactgaacagattgaaatgaatcattggatgtaaatctaaaCTGATATAATGCAGTCAATCTttcatatattgagctaaaaggaAGTGGTTGTAGCGAAGAAtaactcacaacacatactctgactgtGTGATTGTGCATGACATTAAGAGGATCTTAGTGTAAACCTGAAAGGCAGTGcacgatatgcattcattcaaggcaagccatgcttttattttggatatATTTTTCCTTGAATGAAAATTTGAgattctgtaaatgtttaaagtaaaaacttcaAGCAGGTTTGATGCAACAGGTAGAATTAATACAAAGTATTGTTTAAAGTCATCTAATAATGATGGTTCTGACCTGGTGTCCAGAGGGCAGGCACAGGGGGGAGCAGCAGATCACTGACGCAGTTGCAGTCCATGCCTCCACAGCACCTGAAGCAACACATGTGAGATGCATATTAGACTTCAGCAACTGGAAGTACAGGAACACAACAGAACATCTGATAAACCATTATTCAGCCAAGTCAAAGTTAACTAAGTTTCTTTCAGTTAGCTGAAGTCGAAGGGTGTAAACTTTGCTGAAAACTGAGATATTGCGTAAAGGTCGAGTTCAAAACGATACTTTAAATCGATGTGAAATATAGCAAGGTTATGTTTCATATGTCTGTGGTGGAGATAAGGTGTTTGATGGATGTGATCTTGTGTAGCCACCTGAGGCTGAGGCTGATGCAATGTGCGGGACATCCCTATAGTGCGTTTCTAACAGGAGGAATTACACAGACTTCtgaaaaccattttaaatataCATCATGGTTCGGTGAGTTATTTGTAGAGGTTTTGGAAAAATACTTTACACATTAAGTCAAACACGTTAGGTTTAATGAACTTTTATGATACAGAGATGAACCGAGGGAGCTGGTCCATCGAAAGTTTATGATGAATTCAAGGTCATagtttcaaatttattttaatgcaaacagTTACAAAACCATGCTGGAGTCAAATTGTAAAATGAATGGGAAAcctaagcctgaaaaacaaacactggagCAAATAGATGATAAATAAAGATGCCTTTCAGGTCAgattaaaacacaataacagaGGAAGTGCAACAAAGTGTGCACAAAAGACAagttaaatggattttaatatgATACTGTGGACCAATTATTCCAAAATTGTATCTCctataaaagtttgttttgtagcCACTTTAAGCTCCCCTGGAACCCCCTTTTTAGATTTAGACAAAGTTGAAAATTCATATTACTGCCTCTGTGCTTTTCATTGATTTACTGTGTGAGCTGTTTTAACAGAGGCAGGAGACATGTCCcctatctttaaaaaaaataaaataaaaacatgttcttgacagaaaaaaaaactcaatttgaatttgatgttttccacatgtgatAACATGgtcaaaatgttccaaaatcacaCAAGAAACGTGCAAAACCTGTTTCGAATATTGAATTGACACATGTTCGCAGGTGATGACAGGAAACGTGaagttcatgtgtttttgttcaaaattcacATGGGAAACgtgcaaaacatgtttcacataCTGTATGTCACATGTTATTTAACATGATTTCACATGTGGTGTTTGTGTGGTTATATTATGAGGGCAACaactatatttatttaatttatttcaaagatCCAGCTTAATGATGTGTGTTTGgtaaaagaacacaaacagtaaaagtGTAAGAACTTGTTCTGCAAGGAAACTCTGCTGCACTTGTTTCATTTGGCTATGAGCATTATACTCAATGGAAAACACTGTTATATTTACAAATAGACAGTGTTTTAACTATATTTCCCATCCCATATACCTAATATGTATAATTGTTCTTATATTTTAACTGTAGTTTTTTAACATCTGAAAGTTCGGATCAGATTTCATCAAATGAGAGCAAAATGTcatcactgtaaaaaataagatcattttaatttttttgtcatttaagtcatttgtttttacagacaaatttgcacttgcaaaaaaaattcaaaaacaaaacaacacccTTCAGTTTTTGTCACTAACATCGTCCTCAGAGACTTTTGCTCAATCATGCGTGTTTCTGGGTAAAGGAGAGCTGGGCTGATTTGTAAATTAGaggctaaaattaaaacatctgttaaataaatgcattcagACATTTGCAGACAGGCGGCGGTGAGGAGGTTTTGGTATTCTGCAGAAGACGGGGTCTGGTTTGGATGTTGCACTTTCATCAGGCTTGTTTTACAAAGCTCAGATGGAAGCGATGAACCTGCTGCTCCACTTCAACGTTGGCCTCTCTATCTGTCTCTTCGCTCCCTGCCTCTACTTAATTATGCTCTGTGAATTTTGGATTTTCCCTCCAGCATTGAAATGGAACGTGAATGATTAAGGTGTGTTTGTATAAATTATTATTGCTAACTCCAGGCACTTCTCACTCTCCGacccccctctctctttctaTCAGTCCCTGAGCATCAATCTCACCCTGTTTCTAGCCTTTGCTCTTCATCCTCCTTGTTTCCAAGCTGCTCTCTTTGTCCACAGATTTATAGAGCAGGCATCCAACCTATCTCActcttagttgttttttttttatcttatcattcatgttattattttttttcctctcttccatGTGTGCCCCTGCTTGCTCTTGTGTTCCCAAGTGATCAAATAACAGCGATATCTTCACAAGCCTTCAGCATCACAACACTATGCTAACGAAATGCCAAATTCTGCATTAGCCTTTGCATAAttataaatcatttcaaaacctTCAGTTAATATCTTGACATGTCTTCCTGTTTGAATGAAAGCTCTTGCAATGactgatgtttaaaaatatgagAGATTCTTTGTGTTGGGGGTAGTAATCTATAAGTTTCCTCATCCCTGTGGGCTCCAGGTCATCAATACTGCATCATCGCTTTCATTTGCCATATTCACATGGTCCAGAGCATGTATAGACTCGTCTCCTCTGAGGACAATAAATATGTGCTCCGATCAGTCAGGGTCTCTTTAGTTACCTTTCATACCGCTTACGCACCACCTCCAATCTATACCCCTCCACCCTTTTTCCCCTACCCAGCAGCTTATCCATACAGGTGACTCCTCCTTTCCTGTTTCCCACCTCCTTCCtcgcactcacacacacctatCCCCCTTACCTCGTTGCCCCACCCATCTCCTTTTCTCTCCTACTCTGTGTGTTTTGCTTTGGCGCAGTAATTTTCCGTTTGATTTCGGAGGTAATGcattttttacaaatcaaaGAGGAAGCCAGCctgctctcctccctccctccccttccTTCTCCCTCCTCCACTCCATCTCtacctctctccctctcctcttctgttcttttttttctctctctctctttttctccatgCCCAGTCTCCTGTTCTTGCCCCCCTCGGCcccccaggccagagaggagaTAAAGGAGCCCCCATCATTTCCTTGTTAGTTTTGATTTGGGCAGCACAGGGCTTTCAAGTTCCCCCCATCACCCCCAGAAACATTATAACTAGCAGCCGAGGGAATACAGTTCCTcgtatgcacacacactcactcactcacacacacacacacacacacacacacacacactaagtcTTGCATGCACAGGCTGTCAGATGCAAACCCTCACAGATTGCAGCGGCTTGTACGGTCTCAAACAGATTTGGCAAAAATGTGCAACTATTCAGGTAgttgtctcacacacacacacggagaaGCAGCACACAAAATAAGACATGGAGCCCATAGATATTGACTGAATCAATATTGACACACTAACACACATCTCACCGAGTGGAAAGTGAGAACGTACTTTGTTTACTGAAAATGCTGGTGTGCTGATTGGGAGAAGAGATGTaggtagacaaaaaaaaaaccctacaaatgcattttttttccacagagtgGCTGTGGAAACAACAGTCCCAACAAAGGACCTCTTCTTCACAAAAGGTCACAGATAAAACCCAGCGCAGATGATGGATCACATAGTTAGGAGggtgacaaaacacacaaaagggcTTTAAAGTTACTGTAGATAGTTacactttgacaaaaaaaaccacacaatcACTGCTCAAAGCAAACCTTGACTGTGCTCCACCACGTTGTGAAGGCTGCGCTCTCTCGAACAAATGGATCAttactgctggaaaaaaaaagaaactctcgAGTGTGCTGATGAGTCAGATGCTTTTGATAATTCAACTTAAGAGAGTGCGATGGctgtttgtgacttttttttaattcagcgTCTTTAGAACAAAATAACAACGCAAAGGCACATGTAAGATCAAGGGTTTCTACTGTGCTCAAAATGCGTTCATCTAATATATCCATATTTGTAGatattaataatgaaaaatgaaatgagaagAAGATCCAAAATTTGATAAACAATTGCTATTCTCTGTGCAGTAAAGTGACTTTATGAAAACTGACAAGTAGTGCATAAGTGGAGAGGTTATTTTAGGACACAGATGTAAAAGGACAACATTTTCTAACTTAATCtgagaaacttttattttgtaattaatgTTTGGCAATGAGTAAAACCAccggtgtgaaaaaaaaagcttcaatatgaaataaaaagaaaaatgttagattttaaaTCTGACAACAAATGATCATTTAATGTTATCACCACCCCAGTTTTTGTTGTCGTTCTTCATCATGCAGTCTTCCTGATGCTATTAGGTTATAAAGAAAAAGGGATCAAGTGCAAAGGTTTTGGGAAACCAATTAAGGCCACTAAAAATCGTTGAAATGTTTGTACTGGTTTGAGAAAATGACTTCCTGACAAAAGCCATCAGAAGTTGTTTGTGCTATTATTTCtacaaaaagctaattttataattattataataagTTTGTACATGAAACTGAATATTTctgtgtataaatatatatatatatatatatatgtgccCTATAAATGGTCCCACAGTGGTCTGTATAAACCcagatttgatatttttgaGTCCTTAGATTTAATTAACCACCTCTGCGGCCAGCTCACTGTAACATTGCAACTCTTCCTGAAAGTGACAATGTTTGTAATTTCTAGAAAGCTTTTTTGAATAGTTTCTGTTGTAAATTTAagtgaccaaaatggctgtgcAGGTTGGTGGTGTTGCCGCTCCTGACAACATTACATTTCTGCTCAATCAACTGATCAGCcaggaattaaaaacaataaagaaaggGTGAATATTCCAAGTAGCCCTTAggatttttcctttaaatcttTTAGTTGACTGACAGACACTGGTGACATGTTTCAGCAGTGTGCATGTTTGGGTCCCTCAGCAGAGCTGCTGTACTTGTGCAGCCAAGGTTAGTAGGCCGCTGACAGAATAAGAAGGAAACATGTGAGGAATATACTGTAACTATGTGTTGAAATTCTGCAGAGTGACTGGGGCGGAGGGGAGATGGGGGGGCAGCTTGACATTCAGGCAACATTATGTCTCCAGTGCTGTCTAAAGAAGGAAAGAGTGACGGGTGGCGATATAAAAAGATAGAAAACTGCGAGGAGCATGAAGAGTCTGGCCTCTCCTGCTTTCTTTTCCCACAAGATGAAACGGACTCTGTACATTTGTctcatcttcctctttttttttttttgggttgcCCCTGAAAAAAGGCCCGACTGAACCCTCTCAGTTCCTCTCAGCTCGCCTCTCCGCCGCTATCTCTGTCTTTGCCCgtctctctgttcctctccctgGTTAGCGCTGACACACTGGTCAGCCTCAGGGTGGAAGAACAGAGGAACTCCGCTATGGGTTTGTTACAGGAGATGGAaagaaggagagaggaggaacgagaagggggggagacggaggaaagaaagaggaggaagaggaggaggtgggggaggaAGGGGGCTGGTAAGGGAAAGGGAAAAGAAACTGTCCagatgctgcagaaaaaaagtcaacactGAATCAAATTCTGATTAGAAAGTAGTCTAAAATTCTGCTCACTGTATGTGTCTTAGACTGTTAAACGTGATGTACAGTTACTTTTGCCCATCtttgtctgtgttagcaaaatatctcatgacccacaggatgttttttaatgaaactctcaggaaaacattggatgtacatctttaAGTGAATAACTCTTGGAGTAATTCcagttcaacatggctgccactgctaattaacataagccaacacaaaaagtgATAAACtctaaatagttttaattttagattcAGTTGCTCTTTGCATTATTTCGACATTTGTTcgacttttaacattttatcctttaaatagaatttaatgtatgaatgttatttttacagtgtAGAAATCAAAGAGCTCTGCACAGGTTTATCCTCATAGACCCACTTTTTGAGAAGCTAAACCTCGACAGGATCATCCATTTGTATCTTGGATCCATACACCAATCACACTGTCCCATGAAAGGGTGAGAAATCTGTGCAGCTGGTGTAATCGGAACaggcagcagtgcagcaccGTTGGCGCGTTTAACCGAGATGTACCGTCGGAGGAGCACCACGGTCTCCCGCAGAGCACGCTTTACTGCACACTGCAGGGCCGGAGCTCCTCCTGAGTCCAGCACACGGAGTCAGGCTATCATCTGACAGGAGAGCCCAGCCGCAACGCCGCCCAGTGAAACTCTCTTTGAAAGATACATGGCTGCAGCAGCGGAGTGATTGCCGGTGATTGTCAGGTTGTTGTTTTGaccacttttcttttcacttttgtgTGTTCAGTGGTGAAACGAGCGATAGGGAATACAGATAAGAACATGTGCTTAAATACCAGGCCTTAAAAACTTACATTCTGTGAAAAAGTCTTTAGTTATCCCtcattttcttcacattttgctcCCCGGAAGACAGACTATCTGTGATGTTTTGTAGTGAACTTGATCAACAGCAGAAGTCCCTGTGGAAACCCAGGCATGCAGGGGGAGAACAAGCAAACTCCACAGAGGAAGGCCCACCGTCAGGCTGTGAACCTTCTTCCTATGAAGCACCAGCTCTAACCACCGCTCTGTTATCCCACATAAATACACgtttgttttgatgtatttaatgTGATGCCACAGAGCTCTGACATAATTAGTGCCGGTGATTATTggtaaatgaaaatgtgtgtaGCATTGAACATTGAAATAACATACTTACAGGgttaaaagctgctctgaaaataaataaaaaaacgaggctgaaaatgtctaaaaagCTGTATCCAGCGCCTAAAGAAAACCTTAAATATGTATGGAAAGCTTGGAGAAGTTTCTGCTCAGGATCACTTGAGAAGATTTCAGCAAAGCATGGCTGTTtgggagcaaaataaaaaagaaatggggTGGCTCAAAACTTCTCCCTACAATTATTTCCTCACAAGTATATTATTGTAGAGACATTTTTCTCTGAAAGCTTAATG is a genomic window of Kryptolebias marmoratus isolate JLee-2015 linkage group LG16, ASM164957v2, whole genome shotgun sequence containing:
- the erfl1 gene encoding ETS domain-containing transcription factor ERF-like isoform X2, whose product is MDCNCVSDLLLPPVPALWTPGFAFPDWAYKPESSPGSRQIQLWHFILELLQKEEYQGVIAWQGDYGEFVIKDPDEVARLWGIRKCKPHMNYDKLSRALRYYYNKRILHKTKGKRFTYKFNFSKVVLVNYPILDMANSPFFLAQNHFNGGSATPDCSPEAIQSLFPRLPDTARGTSLFDRGSAAPGPEGDKLRLDTFPFLSSGTPCYSKPPSLLGPYPRNPPFDYPWGFNPYLPGAFSLNNCPKLPPGSLYPSQFYPNPLQSSLSQLPHPFSSLLPPGEAGGGERGQTGGTNGTAGGQPARLCLPPYPGSLTMGRTDIGNGAALGERERVEANPPGTGLSLGLGAVSLGAGTGTGQQSPSERRGGVKQDPESDSDLEITDLSDCSSENENEHEFSIGKESGLVNRPQLMLDGKKGSLLPPISSLPPPVSPHPLKSLMPITPPPPSLPSSLSPSMALHDRHREAETLKMIHS
- the erfl1 gene encoding ETS domain-containing transcription factor ERF-like isoform X1; this translates as MDCNCVSDLLLPPVPALWTPGFAFPDWAYKPESSPGSRQIQLWHFILELLQKEEYQGVIAWQGDYGEFVIKDPDEVARLWGIRKCKPHMNYDKLSRALRYYYNKRILHKTKGKRFTYKFNFSKVVLVNYPILDMANSPFFLAQNHFNGGSATPDCSPEVRTAIQSLFPRLPDTARGTSLFDRGSAAPGPEGDKLRLDTFPFLSSGTPCYSKPPSLLGPYPRNPPFDYPWGFNPYLPGAFSLNNCPKLPPGSLYPSQFYPNPLQSSLSQLPHPFSSLLPPGEAGGGERGQTGGTNGTAGGQPARLCLPPYPGSLTMGRTDIGNGAALGERERVEANPPGTGLSLGLGAVSLGAGTGTGQQSPSERRGGVKQDPESDSDLEITDLSDCSSENENEHEFSIGKESGLVNRPQLMLDGKKGSLLPPISSLPPPVSPHPLKSLMPITPPPPSLPSSLSPSMALHDRHREAETLKMIHS